The Methanofollis fontis genome includes the window TCGATATGCCGCCGGGCAGCAGGGGTCGCCTCCCGCCCCTGCGGCGTGCGCTTGATAAAGCCGATCTGGATCAGGTAGGGCTCATAGACCTCTTCGACGGTCCGCACCTCCTCGCCGACCGAGATGGCGATCGTCCTGACCCCCACCGGTCCACCGCCGAAATCGTCTGCGATCACCGAGAGGATCCGCCGGTCGAGGTCGTCGAGGCCCAGGCGGTCGATGCCGAGCATGGTGAGGGCGGCGTCCGCCGTCTTGCCATCGATGCGCCCGTCCCCCCTGACGGTGGCGAAGTCCCGCACCCGTTTGAGCAGGCGGTTTGCGATCCGCGGCGTGCCGCGGCTCCGCCGTGCGATCTCCGTCGCCCCCTCGGGTGTGATCGGTGTCTGCATGATGGCGGCGCTCCGCTCCACGATCCTGACGAGATCAGATACCTCATAGAGGTTGAGGCGGAAGATGAAGCCGAAGCGGTCACGGAGGGGGGAGCCGAGCAGTCCGACCTTTGTCGTGGCGCCGACCAGGGTGAAGGGTTCGAGGGGGAGCTGCACTGAACGGGCGCCCGGCCCCTCACCGATCATCACATCGATGCATGAGTCCTCCATCGCCGGGTAGAGCACCTCCTCGACCACCGGGTTCAGGCGATGGATCTCGTCGATGAAGAGGACGTCGCCGGAGGAGAGCGCCGTCAGCTGGGCGGCAAGGTCGCCGGGGCGCTCCAGCACCGGTCCTGAGGTGCTCCTGATCGCCGCCCCCATCTCCCGTGCTATGATCTGGGCGAGCGTGGTCTTTCCGAGACCCGGCGGGCCGGAGAAGAGGACATGGTCGAGTGACTCGCCGCGTTTTCGTGCGGCGGCGATGGCGATTGCGAGGGCCTCCTTGATCTGTGTCTGCCCGACAAACTCCTCAAATGAGACCGGCCTGATGGCGGCATCCTCGCTCTCATCTGTGAGGGGGGCGGGGGATGGGATTCGTTCTTTCATCGATATCAGCGCTCCCTCAGGTGGGCAAGGGCGGCACGAATCAGGGCCTGCAGGTTCCGGTCACCCAGAGTGGGCAGAACGGCGTCGACTGCCTGCTGTGCCTCCGCAGGTGAGAACCCGAGCGATATCAGGGCGCTCTCGGCATCTTTCGCCTCTTCGGGTCGTCGGCCTGCGGAGAGGTCAACGGCACAGCCCTTCATCTTCTCCTTCAGCTCCAGGATCAGGCGTTTTGCACTCTTCTGCCCGATCCCCGGGATGCGGATGAGCGCCCGCTCGTCGTCGTTCAGGATGGCGAGGGCGAACTCCTCAAAAGAGAGCCCGGAGAGGATGTTCATGGCGATCTGCGGGCCTATCCCGGAGACGCCGATCAGGATCGTGAAGAGTTCGCGCTCGCTCGGGTGGAGAAAGCCGAAGAGCTGGATGTCGTCGTCCCTGACCGCCATATGGGTATGCACCGTCACTCGCCCCTCCGTCTGCCTGAGGATCTCCAGTGCCGGGCGGGTCACCTGTACCCGGTAGCCGATACCGCCGATGTCGATCACCACCCAGCGTTCCCCGCTGGATGCAATTTCACCTGAAAGATGGGCTATCATCGTTATCGCACCGTATTGATGTGGCAGAGGGCGATGGCGAGGCCATCGGCGGCGTCGTCGGGCCGGGGCAGTTCGTCCAGACGGAGAAGCCGCCGCATCATCTCCTGCACCTGCTGTTTGCCGGCACGCCCGGACCCGGTCACCGCCTGCTTCACCTGGTTCGGGGTGTACTCGGCGATCCGGACGCCGTGTTGCTCTGCGGCCAGCAGGATGACTCCCCTCGCCTCGCTCACGTGCATGGCCGAGGTGACGTTCTTCGAGAAGAACAGCCGTTCCAGGGCGACCCAGGCGGGATCATATTCGTCGAGGAGGGCCGTGACCTTTTCGTAGACCTCGAGCAGGCGTCCGGGGGAGGTGCGGTCGTTGCCGGTCTCGATGCAGCCATATTCCAGTGCCGTCGGAAACCTGCCGTCATTGTTCAGGACGCCGTAGCCGGTCCGTGCCAGCCCGGGATCGATGCCGATCACGATCATGTGTGTTATCCGTGGAGAGTACTCCGTTCTCCTGATTGATACCTTTTGTGCGGGTGCTTCTTCGGTGATTGGGAGGGTGCTGTGGACGCCCTCCGCCTGTCTGGTCTGCTTGGCGTTTCCCTTCTGGAGGGGGTCTATAGGGGGGAGTCGACCATCTCCCCCTTCATCGGAACGGGAATGATGCCTGTGTTCCGGACCTCACGATAGGTTGATGCACCCCGTTGCAGCAGAGAGATGTAAAAATTGGTAGGCAATCCGATATATCCCGCCTATACGCTCCTATCTGGATGTATTTGTGGATATAATAGTGTTTTATGTGCACCATCCATCGCCATTCTACAGCAATAATTATATAATATGAATTATATCACACAAAAAATCCAGTTTGTCATGGGATCACTATGAAATATGTCATAACGGGGGGGGCAGGATTTATCGGTTCACATCTTGCCGAAACGCTATCACAGAACCATGGGGTCACCGTCATCGATGACCTCTCCACCGGTCGGATGGAGAACATCCAGGGCCTTATCGATAAGGGAGCCGTCACCTTTGTCAGAGGGGACATCAACGATGCACCCCTCCTCCAGGACCTCTTCACCGACGCCGACGGGGTCTTTCACCAGGCCGCCCTCCCGAGCGTCCAGCGCTCGGTGAAGAACCCGATGGCGACGCACGAGGCAAATGTCACCGGCACCCTGCATGTCCTCATGGCCGCCCGTGATGCGGGCGTGAGGAAGGTGGTGATGGCCTCCTCCTCCTCGGTCTACGGTGACACTCCCACTCTGCCCAAACACGAGGGTATGACTCCAGGCCCCCTCTCCCCGTACGCCGTCTCAAAGATCGCCGACGAGTACTATGCGTCGGTCTTCTCCGACCTCTACGGCCTCCAGACCGTCTGCCTCCGCTATTTCAATGTCTTCGGCCCGCACCAGGACCCAAACTCCCAGTACGCCGCCGTCATCCCGAACTTTATACAGCGGGTCCTGAAAGATCAGCCGCCGCTCATCTACGGCGACGGAAAACAGACCCGCGACTTTACCTATATCCGAAACGTCGTCCAGGCGAACATCCAGGCGATGGAGGGCGATTGCCAGGGTGCCTTCAATATCGCCTGCGGGGAGCGGATCGACCTACTGACGCTCGCCCGCACCATCATGGATATCGTGGGCAGGGACCTCGAACCGGTCCACGAAGCGCCCCGCCCCGGCGACGTGCGCGACTCCCTGGCCGACATCTCCCGGGCACAGGCAGCATTCGGGTATGCACCGCACTATGACCTCAAAGCAGGACTCCGGGAGACGGTGGCATGGTTCAGGAATCACTGAAGGATAAAACCGTCTGCGTCGTCGGGCTCGGCTATGTGGGCCTGCCCCTTGCAGAGGCGTTTGCCGGAAAGATCAACACCATCGGTTATGAGATCGTCGAAGAAAAAGCGCGGCAGATCGCGGCGACCACGAAGGCACCCCTGCACGTGACCTCCGACCCCGCCGAAATCCGGAGGGCCGATTTCATCTCGATCTGCGTCCCGACGCCGGTGAAGCGGACCAAGGAGCCCGACCTCTTCTTTGTTGAATCGGCGGCCCGCACCGTCGGCCGGAACCTCAAGCCCGGTGCGATCGTGGTGCTGGAGTCGACCGTGTACCCCGGCGTCACCGAGGAGATCGTCCGACCGATCCTTGAAAAAGAATCAGGCCTCGTCTGTGGGAAGGACTTCAAGGTCGGCTACTCCCCCGAGCGGATCAACCCGGGTGACGAGGCGCACGAGCTCGCCAAGATCACCAAGATCGTCGCCGGCATGGACGCTGAATCGGGCGAGACTCTTTCAGAACTCTATGGCCTCATCACCACCGTCTACCGCGCCCCTGACATCAGGACGGCCGAGGCGGCGAAGGTGATCGAGAACATCCAGCGCGACCTGAACATCGCCCTGATGAATGAGCTCTCCCTGATCTTCAACAGGATGGGCATCGATACCCGGGAGGTGATCGCCGCCGCCGGCACGAAGTGGAACTTCCACCCCTACCGCCCCGGCCTCGTTGGTGGCCACTGCATCCCGGTCGACCCCTACTACCTCGTCCACAAGGCCCAGGAGCTCGGCTATCACCCGCAGGTGATCCTTGCGGGCCGCGCCATCAACGACTCCATGCCCAAACACGTCGCCGGCATGGCGATCAAGGAACTGAACCGGGCCGGCAAGGTGATCCGGGACTCGAAGGTGCTGATCATGGGCCTCACCTACAAGGAGAACGTCCCGGACACCAGGGAGAGCCCGGTCAGTGAGATGATCCACGAGTTGAAGGAGTTCGATGTGGACGTCTATGGCCATGACCCGCTGCTCGGCGCTGCTGAGATCGAGCGCTTCGGGGCGCATCCGGTCCCCTCCCTCCAGGGGCTTGGGGGACCGATGGACTGCATTATCGTCAACTCCCCTCACGACGCCTTCAACTCGCTGACACTGGATAAGGTGCTCCAGATCTG containing:
- the ruvB gene encoding Holliday junction branch migration DNA helicase RuvB, with the protein product MKERIPSPAPLTDESEDAAIRPVSFEEFVGQTQIKEALAIAIAAARKRGESLDHVLFSGPPGLGKTTLAQIIAREMGAAIRSTSGPVLERPGDLAAQLTALSSGDVLFIDEIHRLNPVVEEVLYPAMEDSCIDVMIGEGPGARSVQLPLEPFTLVGATTKVGLLGSPLRDRFGFIFRLNLYEVSDLVRIVERSAAIMQTPITPEGATEIARRSRGTPRIANRLLKRVRDFATVRGDGRIDGKTADAALTMLGIDRLGLDDLDRRILSVIADDFGGGPVGVRTIAISVGEEVRTVEEVYEPYLIQIGFIKRTPQGREATPAARRHIDQDRNTG
- the ruvA gene encoding Holliday junction branch migration protein RuvA produces the protein MIAHLSGEIASSGERWVVIDIGGIGYRVQVTRPALEILRQTEGRVTVHTHMAVRDDDIQLFGFLHPSERELFTILIGVSGIGPQIAMNILSGLSFEEFALAILNDDERALIRIPGIGQKSAKRLILELKEKMKGCAVDLSAGRRPEEAKDAESALISLGFSPAEAQQAVDAVLPTLGDRNLQALIRAALAHLRER
- the ruvC gene encoding crossover junction endodeoxyribonuclease RuvC — protein: MIVIGIDPGLARTGYGVLNNDGRFPTALEYGCIETGNDRTSPGRLLEVYEKVTALLDEYDPAWVALERLFFSKNVTSAMHVSEARGVILLAAEQHGVRIAEYTPNQVKQAVTGSGRAGKQQVQEMMRRLLRLDELPRPDDAADGLAIALCHINTVR
- a CDS encoding SDR family oxidoreductase, coding for MKYVITGGAGFIGSHLAETLSQNHGVTVIDDLSTGRMENIQGLIDKGAVTFVRGDINDAPLLQDLFTDADGVFHQAALPSVQRSVKNPMATHEANVTGTLHVLMAARDAGVRKVVMASSSSVYGDTPTLPKHEGMTPGPLSPYAVSKIADEYYASVFSDLYGLQTVCLRYFNVFGPHQDPNSQYAAVIPNFIQRVLKDQPPLIYGDGKQTRDFTYIRNVVQANIQAMEGDCQGAFNIACGERIDLLTLARTIMDIVGRDLEPVHEAPRPGDVRDSLADISRAQAAFGYAPHYDLKAGLRETVAWFRNH
- a CDS encoding nucleotide sugar dehydrogenase, producing the protein MVQESLKDKTVCVVGLGYVGLPLAEAFAGKINTIGYEIVEEKARQIAATTKAPLHVTSDPAEIRRADFISICVPTPVKRTKEPDLFFVESAARTVGRNLKPGAIVVLESTVYPGVTEEIVRPILEKESGLVCGKDFKVGYSPERINPGDEAHELAKITKIVAGMDAESGETLSELYGLITTVYRAPDIRTAEAAKVIENIQRDLNIALMNELSLIFNRMGIDTREVIAAAGTKWNFHPYRPGLVGGHCIPVDPYYLVHKAQELGYHPQVILAGRAINDSMPKHVAGMAIKELNRAGKVIRDSKVLIMGLTYKENVPDTRESPVSEMIHELKEFDVDVYGHDPLLGAAEIERFGAHPVPSLQGLGGPMDCIIVNSPHDAFNSLTLDKVLQICNGSPIIVDVTGMLKRNDGVRNGCRYCTL